CAATACTAAGCGTCAAGTAAAAAAAAGAGCTAAGCCAAAATAATTCGCAAGACCAGCAATTTCAATATATTAACACACTTTCGCAGCCCTGTGGATAACTCGATAGCCCGCCGGGCGGCGCTTTTGACTTACAGGAAATAATTCAGCATTTTAGACCATCGCAAAAACACCACAGCTTACTCCTTTTTGTGGATAACTGTGCTTCGAAATGCTATTTGAAACCATTTTTCCAAGTCAATTGTGTCTCAGCAACTATCAAACGTGTCTAATGAGATTGCCCGGGCCAAGTGGTCAGAGTGCCTGAATCTTATCAAAGAAAACATCAACGCGCAGAAGTACTCCGCATGGTTCGAACCTATTGTACCGCTTCGCATTGAAGGGCATACCCTTACCATTCAGGTACCTTCACAGTTTTGGTATGAGTGGCTGGAAGAGCACTACTACACCATTCTGCGAAACACCATCCAAAAGGTCATCGGCCGCGACGGCAAGCTTCAGTATTCCATTAAAGTCGAGAGCAAAGCCGATACCTATGCGCAGCCCCCGGCTTCCGTAAACCTGCCGCAGCGCAGCATGCCGGCTTCACAGCCGCATCACAACTCGCTCAACGATCTGCCCCGCTATCAGGCCAATCAGATCCAGAATCCTTTCGTGATTCCCGGTATTCAGAAAAACCGGCTGAACTCGAACCTGAATTCCAACTACGTTTTCGACCGCTTTATCGAAGGGGACTGCAACCGCCTTGCACGCTCTGCCGGCATCGCCATTGCTGAAAATCCGGGCAAAAACTCTTTCAACCCGTTTTTCATCTATGGCGGCACCGGCCTTGGGAAGACCCACCTCACCCAAAGCATCGGAAACAAAATCCGCAACGACTTCGGCAACGAGAAAAACATCCTCTACATCACCTCCGACGACTTCACCAACGAATTTGTCCGTGCCATCAGGAACAACCGTGCAAGTGAATTTTCGATGATGTACCGAAATATCGACGTGCTCATTATCGACGATATTCAGTTCTTCAGCGGAAAAGAGAAAACGCAGGAAGAATTTTTCCACATATTCAACGCTCTGCATCAGGAAGGCAAGCAAATCATCCTCACGAGCGACCGCGCACCGAAAGACATCCCCGATATTGAAGAGCGCCTTATCTCGCGCTTCAACTGGGGCCTCACTGCCGATGTGCAAATGCCCGATTACGAAACCCGCTACGCCATCCTTGAGCGCAAAGCGATTGATAACGGTATTGAATTCGAGCCGCAGATTCTGGAGTTCATCGCCACCAACTTCAAATCATCGGTACGCGATCTCGAAGGTGCCATCATCAAACTCCTTGCCGCTTCTTCCCTGCAGCATATCGATCACATCGACCTGCCGATGGCCAAGCGCATCCTCAAGGATATGATCAAAGAAACGACCAAACAGGTCACTGTTGAAAACATACAGGCTCTTGTGTGTGATTTCTTTGGCATTGACACCAACAAGGTTCGCGAGAAAACCCGGAAACAGGAAATTGTGGAAGCGCGTCAGATTGCCATGTACCTGTCCAAGAAGCTCACCAAATCGAGCCTCAAATCCATCGGGCTGCAATTCGGCGGACGCGATCACTCTACCGTGATACACGCCATTTCCACGGTTGAAGACCGCATTCAGACCAGTCAGCGGCATGCGCAGATTGTGAAAGAGCTCACGCAAAAAATCGAGCTCGCCAGTCTCTGACCATGGACCGTCTCAGCATTCGAAACCTGCGCTTCCGGGCACCGCACGGCTACTTTGCATTCGAGCGGGAAACCGGAAACACCTTTTCGGTTGATGTCCACTTTAAGGTAGCCCTGCAGGAAGCTGGTCAGACCGACGACCTCGACCACACCCTCGACTACAGTACCGCCTGCACCCTTATTGCAGAGATCATGCAGGGGGAGCCGGTCAGACTCATTGAACGACTCCTGCAGCGTATCGGAGAATCCCTCCTTGGCGCCTTTCCGGATGTAGCCGAAATAACGGTCAACCTGCGCAAACATCAGCCGCCTATTGCGCAGGAATGCGAGTACGTGGAAATCAGCCGCACATGGCACAGGTCGTAATTGCGCTCGGCAGCAACGAAGGCGACCGGCTCGGCATGCTGCGTTCGGGGCTGCAAAGCTGCCTGAACCTTTGCGAACCCGCCTCCCGCGACGCCCTTCTTAAATCTTCGGTCTATGAAAGCGATCCCATTGGTCCGGCCGATACGCCCTTTCTGAATGCTGTTGTTGCGTTCAGCTGCAGGCTGCAGCCCGAACCTCTCCTCAGCGCGCTCAAAAAGTCGGAAGCCGAACAGGGGCGCAACTTCCGCGCACAGCGCTGGAGCAACCGACCGCTCGACCTCGATATCATCAGTTACGACAACCTTCTTCTCGGCACTCCGCAGCTGTCCTTACCGCACCTGCACTGCCATGAACGGGCCTTTGTGCTACAGCCGCTCTGTGAAATCCTGCCCGCATGGCGGCACCCCCGGCTCAACCAAACCGCCGCGGAACTCCTTGAGCGCGCACCGAAAATGCAGGTTTACAAAACAGCTTTAATGTGGTAGATTTTAGGCGTGAATAAATTTGACTATATAGCCATAGAAGGCGTCATTGGTGCGGGCAAAACCTCCCTCGCCAACATGCTTGCCCAAAAGCACAATGCCCGTGTTGTGCTGGAAGAGTTCGAAGACAACCCTTTCCTGCCCCGCTTTTATGAAGATCGCGAACGCTACGCCTTTCAGACGCAGCTCACTTTTCTCGCCAGCCGGTTTAATCAGCAACAGCGGCTGTTCGAAAAAGACATGTTTCAGGACACCATCGTCTCCGACTACATCTTTGACAAAGACCGCATTTTTGCGCGCCTCAACCTCAGCGACGACGAGCTCGCACTGTACGACAAAATCTACTCCATCATGAGTGGTATCGCGGCCAAACCGGATCTTATGGTGTATATTCAGTGCAGCGTTGACCGCCTCATGGAAAACATCCGCAAACGCGGACGCGATTACGAACAGCACATCACCGAAACCTATCTGAGCGAACTCAGCGACTCCTATAATCATTTTTTCAAACATTACACGAAGGCCCCCGTACTCATCATCCGCGCCAACGACGCCGATTTTGTAAACAATCCCGAACATTTCCGCGCCATTGAACACTGTATCTTCCACGAAGCGCTCACGCAAGACCGCATTTACCTGAAGCCCTGATGAAATACCTGATTTTATTTATTCTGATTTTCCTCCTCATACGAATTGCCGCCGACGCGTACATGCGGCGGAGAGAGCGCCTCGGCACCCAAGCCCGAAATCCCTTCACAGATCGTCAGAACGCCGGTTTCGGCCAACAAGCTCCCCGCAAATCAGAAACCCGCCGGCATGTCGGCAATGTGGAAGACGCCCAATTCGAAGTCATTGAAGAACAGGACGAGCAAAAAAAGTCATCCTGAAATCACCTCAAAATTTTCCGCCCAAGCTACTTGCGAAAGCTTTCGGTTTATGCCTATATTTGAAGTCTTCAACAAAATCCCTGCCCTGGTGGTGAAATTGGTAGACACGCCATCTTGAGGGGGTGGTGCTGGCAACGGCGTGCTGGTTCGAGTCCAGTCCAGGGCACACAAAGGCCTGTAAGTCTTGTACTTACAGGCCTTTTTTTTGTCTGTTACCAACTTTGTTACCAGCCAGCCAGCCAGCCCGTACCGCCGTGGCAGCACAGCTGCAATGGGTCAGCCTGATCCCAATTTGCTGGCCATTCCGACGCTTTTTTTATTTGGGGAAAACTCAGAGAACATCAGGAGATCTGTGGCAAATATAGAGACCCCAAATCGAAGCGTAAGGCGTTGCTTTTTTTTCCGTAACCCAGCCGGGGGGAGTCACAAGGGCACTTTGCCTGGCAGAGCGTAGATGAACAGATTTTGAAACAGCATGCGGGTTTATCCGCAGCGCACGTAAGGGGGTGCATTTTGTTGGAAATGGCAATATAATCCAAAGCCTGATTACCGCCGATTCTGATCCCATCCTGTTCCACCTCAAGCCACCGAAGATGACATCCAACCTCAAGCTGAACCTAAGCTTCAGCACCGCCCTTCTTCTCTTCATCCTGATTCCTGTTTTTATCAGTTCAGGCTGCACTCCCCCTGAAAATCAACAGGAATCCGCCCGATTGTTTGACGGACCAAACCCCTGGCCTGAAATCCGTCAGGAGCGGATTACGACCC
This genomic stretch from Cyclonatronum proteinivorum harbors:
- the folB gene encoding dihydroneopterin aldolase gives rise to the protein MDRLSIRNLRFRAPHGYFAFERETGNTFSVDVHFKVALQEAGQTDDLDHTLDYSTACTLIAEIMQGEPVRLIERLLQRIGESLLGAFPDVAEITVNLRKHQPPIAQECEYVEISRTWHRS
- a CDS encoding deoxynucleoside kinase; amino-acid sequence: MNKFDYIAIEGVIGAGKTSLANMLAQKHNARVVLEEFEDNPFLPRFYEDRERYAFQTQLTFLASRFNQQQRLFEKDMFQDTIVSDYIFDKDRIFARLNLSDDELALYDKIYSIMSGIAAKPDLMVYIQCSVDRLMENIRKRGRDYEQHITETYLSELSDSYNHFFKHYTKAPVLIIRANDADFVNNPEHFRAIEHCIFHEALTQDRIYLKP
- the folK gene encoding 2-amino-4-hydroxy-6-hydroxymethyldihydropteridine diphosphokinase — encoded protein: MRVRGNQPHMAQVVIALGSNEGDRLGMLRSGLQSCLNLCEPASRDALLKSSVYESDPIGPADTPFLNAVVAFSCRLQPEPLLSALKKSEAEQGRNFRAQRWSNRPLDLDIISYDNLLLGTPQLSLPHLHCHERAFVLQPLCEILPAWRHPRLNQTAAELLERAPKMQVYKTALMW
- the dnaA gene encoding chromosomal replication initiator protein DnaA, with protein sequence MSQQLSNVSNEIARAKWSECLNLIKENINAQKYSAWFEPIVPLRIEGHTLTIQVPSQFWYEWLEEHYYTILRNTIQKVIGRDGKLQYSIKVESKADTYAQPPASVNLPQRSMPASQPHHNSLNDLPRYQANQIQNPFVIPGIQKNRLNSNLNSNYVFDRFIEGDCNRLARSAGIAIAENPGKNSFNPFFIYGGTGLGKTHLTQSIGNKIRNDFGNEKNILYITSDDFTNEFVRAIRNNRASEFSMMYRNIDVLIIDDIQFFSGKEKTQEEFFHIFNALHQEGKQIILTSDRAPKDIPDIEERLISRFNWGLTADVQMPDYETRYAILERKAIDNGIEFEPQILEFIATNFKSSVRDLEGAIIKLLAASSLQHIDHIDLPMAKRILKDMIKETTKQVTVENIQALVCDFFGIDTNKVREKTRKQEIVEARQIAMYLSKKLTKSSLKSIGLQFGGRDHSTVIHAISTVEDRIQTSQRHAQIVKELTQKIELASL